The Raphanus sativus cultivar WK10039 chromosome 6, ASM80110v3, whole genome shotgun sequence sequence ATTTCAAGCTTTAATCCACAGCCTAAAAACTTAATTCATGTTGTGTACTAACCTCAATTATCTCCAGGGTGGTTCTGTTACTCAGGCTACGGAAACTCCTAGGCCCCAAATGCCATACTCAACGACGCCAACCCCTGCAAGGCCATTCCAAACCGGTCCCTCGAACCAGTTCAATGATCCAATGCATGGCGTAAGGCAGACAGTCTTAAATTACCTGAATCGTCCTATGCACCTGTAAGTTCATCTAATATCCCCAAAAGAAATCATCAATTCAACTTTTAATACTCATGATTATACTTTGGTTTCGAAGCGAGCATATCAACCACTAATGTCTCTATGTGCCAACCTTAGTTAAGTGTGTTTTAAGTAAAACTCATTCAACATACCACAATAATACAGCCTTGTTGCGTATGCTTGAAACTGAAATGTTGCAGATGATGGTTTTTTGAGTTAGTGTTAAGTTAATTGTCATTAGAAAATTAACTTCTTTCGTTGgattttctctttctctcgatCTCACACAAAAAGCAGAACTTGGtatttggttatatatatatatattttgaatacttTTCAGGAGATCTGAAGCTGGAGTTCACTGCGATGTGATTGCACGCGACCTCGGGATTCCGCTGCCTCAAGTCAAGTAAATCTCTCCCCATTGTTTCTCACATCTCCCCTCTCACTGACAAAGTTAACAGTATAAAAATGGAATCTCTATTGACAAGAACCGCTTGATCTCTGTGAATATCTATGGCAGGGACGCCTTGGAACAGCTCTCAAACGATGGCTGCGTTTACTCTACTAGCGATGAGACTTGCTTCAAATCAACCGCAAACGCATGATCTAAATGGATTTATCTACAAACCGATCTTTTTAAGTACGGAAAAAGCCTTTGTATAGGCCCTATGGTACGACAGCTTATGGCTTTAAGACTACATCTATCTATTAGCTTTTGGATTTGTTAAAATCAACTCAAAGGTTCAATCAAAATCTTCCCCGTCGTATAATATTTCTTTGGTCTACTTGCTAGGTTGTCTTAGGGGTAGTATCTGGGTCGGCCCAGACATTTAGTCCCAAACAGAGCGACCGTCTATTTTTATTAGTGATTACTCATTCATTAGTTACGGTTAGAATCTAAACCCCCATAAAGAAAATACATATTGAATAGAAATCAAATGCAATCAATAAGTAGCATTCGGGGTTAATACTATTCAACGCTGCTTCATGAGTAAAGTCTCAAACATGTTTGTCAACTGTATTTGGTAAAGCGTCAAGACTTTCATAAAATGACTAGACCAGCTGAATAAATGTTATTTGGAAAACTATTGTCAAACAAAAATGTTCAGTTTTTCTTCTGTTCTGCAGATTTAGTTGAATGACCATGGCTAGTTGTTTCTTGACTATCTGAAATCTTGCAATTATGTTATGTTGTAATCCATAGGAAAACCCAAGTGgtagtattataaaatttcagttCAAATAATTGGgctcttcaaaaaaaaaataattgggCTCTTCGAATATTATTAACATTGTCATAGTCGTATTGTCACGAGTCACCAAGTGACTTTACACCTACGTcagttgtttaatttattgtttttccaTTTGcaagttggttttctcgtaTTTGCGCAGTGAAAGACATTCAAATTTACATCTCGTAGTCGTAGAGGACTGATTAGCTTAAATTTCAATCTACGATCTCATTAGActtaaaaatatagtttcagATAAATCGATTACATAACTTTGAGTTCTGTCTTTTTTGTGATGGAACAATTCATGTATTATAGACAGGGGTGGTCCTGAGCATAGCGAGGTGAAATATTCGTTTAGGACCCCcaaaatttttacaaaaattagtaTGGAAAAAGGCCCCCGATTtgcaaaaaaatttttttttgaaaattccttacTAAATTGTTTAGGGTCTCCCCCATATCAAGGACGCCCCTGATTATAGACAACAAACAAAGATTCAATTAGAGACACTTACTGACTTATTATTCAGCCGGGGACTAAGGATTATAAAGTTAACAAGAACGACCAAGAACTTATCAAGATAGAGTACTTATATTGTTTTACATCCAAACAACCATTGGTCCATTACAGAACCTAATCAAAAGGACAACCGTAGTACGGATACGACGGATCTGGTAGGtccttataatatttttttgtaataactattttcttttttattttttttccaccAAGAGAGATGGAAAATTAAAATCAGTCACATGGAGAAGAAACGAAAATACGGATATGATCCAAGAAGCTAAGATGCTGCGGTCTATCGTTCCGCTTCACGTACCCACGCGCTTCCTTCTCCGTGTACGCGCCGAACGATCTCCTCCTATTCCTCTCCCACAGCTCCTCCTCGTAGCTCTTGTGCGCGTAGTACGCCTCCACCACGCACGACAAAGCATGCTCTGTTTCAAGATCATCTCCTCCCTCCTCCTTTAGGAGACGGATCGGTTGTCTGACGTAATGGCCACGGCTCGTCCCTTCGAGCTCGTCGAGGCGGGAGAGACCGCGTGGAGAAACCGCGTAGAGCTCTCCAGTGACGCGCTGGCCCGATCCGGGCTTGTTGAGGAGGAAAGGGACGCGGTAGGGCCCGCAGACGAGGGGGTACTTGTCTAAGGTTTGGTAGACTCCTTTGAAAGACGCGTCGCCGGATCGGATCAGATCTTGCATCAGGACGTGGTTCGAGAATCCTCTCTTCAGAGTTCCGTACGAGAACACCAGCGTCGTCGTCTTCGTGGCGGTGGTGATGGTCTCCGTCGCGTTTGATTCGTGGCCCATGGTTGAGAGAAATAGAATCAAGAATCGTAttaacagagagagagagagagagagggacgTTATTGGAATCTCGGGTTTTTAGGGCGTGAAATTTTGGTTGAGCCGATGACGCGTTTATATAGTAGTGGATTTGTTCCTCCTCTGCTGCtgattgtattattttattttttatttctccaattctgttttttttgcgTATAATTAATAcgcatatttaaaaaaaaaaattgctcgTTATAACTTGCaagaaaacattttatttaaatatgctTTCTATTTTCTGTGGTTGAAAGTATAATAATAGTGTAAATCCCAAATAAGTATGTTTCTTAACTACATTAAAAACATGGCTAATCATGGTtataattttggtttataaatatcaataatttgtagatattaaTAAGGGTCCCTTTGACACCAAATTCTTActcaaatattttggttatgtATGATGGAAATTGAATAAAGAGTTGCGTTTAGCTGGTTACCATATGTgaatgataaaaaatattaaaagaggCCCACTCGGCTTACTAAATGGACGAGTACTGCAAACGCCGTATCATATACATCATACAACATATCACATGTcatagaacaaaataaaaatctttagtttttttatgtaataaagTACTTTTTCTGTTCTTGGgatagaaaaccaaaaaaaaatatcaataattgGCGTGAGAGGTTGGTGTGTTTGGGATTACGTGTGGATGCAGAATGTAGCATCACCACACATTACAGCCAAGTTGCCATTCTTAATTTAACCTTGTATTACTTGGAAAGTTTTTAAGAAGAtccatataattttaatatcatttaaaaataaattattagtgTAAGGGGTGGACAATAGCTCAATCAAAAAGATATACGAACACATTTGTCTGGGTTATCTTTGATTTTAGAAATCCAGAGGTGATtatatttagtcaaaaaaaaatccagagGTGATTATTTGGATGTTATATGAACAGAAAACTTGTATATTCAGATAAATGAAAGAATAAAAGGCACGTAAATACTTGGTTTGATTGACAAAGAAAAGATGAATAGATGGAAATGATTAAGCAATGGAATAATTGACAACACACACAACACAAAAGCTAAAGGTAAATTGGACTTTTGTTCCGTGGCTGCAGTACGATTGCACCGTACTTCTTTTTACCTAAAACCtgagatattttgttttttttttatattaatttaaacgGCGGAAAGATAAAAGTAAATCAAAAGTGACCTTCCTAGCAACTTTTTAACACAGCGCAGCCTGTTCCATTACAGGAATCTGACAACATCTGATTCATCAACCATTGAATCAagaaagaataataataatatgatattcCATAATAATATGGTTAGAcgtttgtaatttt is a genomic window containing:
- the LOC108806858 gene encoding putative gamma-glutamylcyclotransferase At3g02910 — its product is MGHESNATETITTATKTTTLVFSYGTLKRGFSNHVLMQDLIRSGDASFKGVYQTLDKYPLVCGPYRVPFLLNKPGSGQRVTGELYAVSPRGLSRLDELEGTSRGHYVRQPIRLLKEEGGDDLETEHALSCVVEAYYAHKSYEEELWERNRRRSFGAYTEKEARGYVKRNDRPQHLSFLDHIRIFVSSPCD